Within Nocardioides rotundus, the genomic segment GAACACCAGGTAGAGGATCACCGGCACGGCCAGCATGAGCAGGAGCGCGTAGGCGTAGCCGTAGCGCCAGCCGAGCTCGGGCATGTGCTCGAAGTTCATGCCGTACGCCGACGCGATGACCGTCGGCGCGAACAGGATGGCCGCCCAGGAGGAGATCCGCTTGACCTCCTCGCTCTGCTGGTAGCCCGCCTCCGAGAGCCGCGCCATCTCCTCGTTCTGCCCCTGCGAGACCAGGGTCGCGTTCACCGTGAGGATGTCGCGCAGCAGCTGGCGGAAGCCCTCGACCTGCTCGGCCGCGCTGATCACGTGGTCCTCCACGTCGCGCAGGTAGCGCTGCAGCTCCTCGTCGGTGGCGTACTTGTCGAAGCCGCGGCGCAGCGAGTCCGAGATCCGCACCAGCGGCGCGATCGCCCGCTGCAGCTCGATCACCTCGCGGGAGAGCTGGTAGATGCGGCGCGACACCGCCGGGTCGCCGCCGAAGACCTCGGTCTCGATCTCGTCGATGTCCTGCGCCAGGCCCTGCACCACCGGGCTGAAGTCATCGACGACCCGGTCCATGACCGCGTAGAGGATCGCCTCCGTGCCCAGACGCAGCAGGTCCGGGTTGGACTCCAGGCGGGCTCGGACGCCGGACAGGTCGGGCGCCTCGGAGTGCCGGACGGTCACCACGAAGTCGGGGCCGACGAACAGGTGCACCTCGCCGAGCTCGACCGACTCGGACTCGTCGAGGTAGCGGGCCGCGCGCAGGACGACGAACAGGGTGTCGCCGTACCGCTCCAGCTTCGGCCGCTGGTGCGCCATGATCGCGTCCTCGACGGCGAGCTCGTGCAGGTCGAACTCCTGCGCCACCGACCGCAGCTCCTCGTGCGTGGGGCGGTAGAGGCCGATCCACGCGATCCCGCCCTCGTGCTCGCGCAGGGACCGGTAGGTCTCCGGCAGGCCGTGCGGCGAGTCCACCCGGTCGCCGTCGACGTAGACCGCCGAGTCCACCACCGACTCGCGCCCCTCGCGGACCGGGATGTTCTCGCCCTCGGTGGGCAGCAGCACGGTACGCCGCCGCCGGGAGCGGGGGAGGAAGCGTGAGGTCTCGCGGGTCACCGGTCAAGCCTAGTCCCCGGTTACCCTCCCCAGGGACGGAGCCGCGGGGCTCCGCCGTACGTCTGATCGTCGAGTCGATCGCCTGTGGAGGAGGGCCTGGATGCGTGAGGTACGCCGGCTGCTCGCCGTCGCGGTGACGGCCGGGTTGTTCGGGGTCGCCGCCTGTGGGGGCGGCGGTGCGTCATCCTCCTCGGCCCCGTCGCCGTCGCCTTCCACGTCGGCTCCGTCGGGGTCCGCACCTGCGCTCGAGCTCACCCTGTCCGCTGCCCCACCCGGACGGTGTGTGCCCCCGACCGCGGACGCGCTGCGGCGCCTGGCCGAGCACGCGTTCGCCGGCCGGGTCGTCGAGGCCGCTGGCGGCCGGGTCGTGCTCCGGGCCGAGGAGTGGTTCCACCCCTCCGAGGCGCCCGACCGCGTGGTCGTCGCCGGTGGCGGCGGTGGGCGCCGGACGACGGCCGGCGCGCCGTCGCTCGTGGCGGGGGAGCGCTACCTGGTCGCGGCCAATGCGGACGGCCGGGTACTCGCCTGCGGGCTCAGCGGGCCGGACGCCCCGGCCCTGCGGCAGCTGTATGCGAGCGCGTTCTGATGCGGGTCCGGGGTCTGCTGCTCGCCGCTGGGGCGGGGCGGCGGATGGGGCAGCCGAAGGCGCTGGTCCGTGACGAGGACGGCACCTCGTGGCTGCTGCGCGCGATCGCCTCGCTGCGGCCGTGCGACGGGGTGACCGTGGTGCTGGGAGCGGGGGCGGACGAGGCGGCGCGCCTGCTGCCGCTCTCGGTCGACCTGGTCATCGCCCCGGACTGGGAGAGCGGGATGGGCGCGTCGCTGCGCGCCGGTATCGGGGGCGTCTCCGCCGACTACGACGCCGTCCTGGTCTCGCTCGTGGACCTGCCCGACGTCAGCTCCGCGGTGGTCGCGCGGGTGCTGGGCGCCGGGACCGGGCCCGGCGTGCTCGCGCGGGCGGCGTACGGCGGAACGCCCGGACACCCCGTCCTCCTCGGTCGCGACCACTGGGCCGCTGCCACCGCGACCGCCAGCGGCGATCGGGGCGCGCGGGACTACCTCACCGCCGCGGCGGACGCGGGCGACCTGACCCTCGTCGAGTGCGGCGACCTGGCGACCGGGGCGGACGTCGACTCCCGCTGAGTCGGCGCTTCTTCACCCCGACTCGGCGTGAACAAGCGCCGACTCGGGGTGAACAAGCGCCGACTCGGGGTGAACAAGCGCCGACTCGGGGTGAACAAGCGCCGACTCGGCACTAGGGTCAGGGGGTGAACGACTACGTCTCCGGGCTGTTCTCCCAGGAGGGGCGCCGCGCCCTGGTGACCGGCGGCAGCTCGGGCATCGGGTACGCGGTGGCGGAGGCGCTCGGCCGGGCGGGCGCGCAGGTGCACCTGATCTCGCGGCACGTCGGACGGCTCGAGCATGCGGTCGGACGGCTGGTCGAGCAGGGGATCCATGCGAGCGGCACCGCGGCGAACCTGGGGGACGGGGAGCAGCTGGCCGAGCTGTGCACCTACGATGTCGTCACCGGGGCCGACGTACTCGTCACCGCCGCGGGCGTGAACCACCGCCCTCCCCTGGAGGAGACCTCGCCGCGAGTGCTGGAGGAGACCCTGGCGGTGAACCTGCTCGCGCCGTACCACCTCGGCCAGGCCGCCGGGCCGCGGATGGCTCAGCGCGGCTTCGGCCGGATCGTCAACGTCGGCTCCCAGCAGTCCTGGTCGGCGTTCGGCAGGTCCGGCGTCTACGGGATCGCCAAAGCCGGGATCGGCGGCCTCACCCGCTCCCAGGCCGAGGCGTGGGGCGGCCGCGGCGTCACCGCCAACGCGCTGGTCCCCGGCTTCGTCGTCACGCCGATGACCGAGGCGACGGTCGCCCAGCCGGGGCGGGAGGAGGAGCTGGCCGCGCGCACCTTCCTCGGGAGGAACGGCGAGCCGGCGGACTTCGCCAGCGCCGTCCTCTTCCTGGCCTCGCCGGCGTCGTCGTACGTCACCGGCGTGATGCTGCCCGTCGACGGCGGCTTCTCGGTGCACTGACGCGGTCGTCCGCCAACGCAGCGCCAACGTGGGCGGACGTAGATTGGCCGGTATGACGGACTCCCCGGCCACCCCCGCCGCGCCCGACGACGTCGCGCAGCTGCTCGAGCGCACCGGATACCTCAGCGACGACGCGCTCGCGACGGTCGCCTGGCTGGCCCTGGACATGGGGCGCCCGCTGCTCCTCGAGGGCGAGCCCGGCACCGGCAAGACCGCGCTCGCGGAGGGGCTGGCCGAGGCGCTGGGCCTCGACCTGATCCGGCTGCAGTGCTACGAGGGCATCGACGCCACCCAGGCGCTCTTCGACTGGGACTTCCCCCGGCAGATCCTGCACCTGCGCGCGCTCGAGGCGAGCGGCAGCGTGGAGAGCGAGGAGGCGGAGAAGAGCCTGTACGACGAGCGCTTCCTGCTCGCTCGACCGGTGCTGCGGGCGCTCCAGCAAGCGCCTGCGGTGCTGCTGGTCGACGAGGTGGACCGCGCCGACGACGAGTTCGAGGCGTTCCTGCTGGAGGTGCTCTCGACCTACCAGGTCTCCATCCCCGAGCTCGGCACGGTGGCGGCGAGCACGCCGCCGCTGGTGGTGCTCACCTCCAACCGCACGCGCGAGCTGCACGACGCGCTGAAGCGGCGCTGCCTCTACCACTGGATCGACCACCCGGGCCTGGAGCGCGAGGTGCAGATCGTCCGCAGCCGCGCGCCCGAGGTCAGCGAGACGCTGGCCCGCCAGGTCGTCACCGCGGTGCAGCAGCTGCGCGACAGCGGCGACCTGCTCAAGCCGCCCGGGGTGGCGGAGACCCTCGACTGGGCGCGGGCGCTGCAGCGGCTCGGCACCACCGAGCTCGACCTCGACACCGCCGCGCGCACGCTGGGCGCGCTGGTGAAGTACCGCGAGGACGCCGACCGGGTGAAGCACGCCCTGGACCGGGTGCTCGCCGGATGACCGTCGCCGGTCCCGGGTTCGAGTCGGTCGTGGGCTCGACGAGCCGGCACGCGCCCGACGAGCTGCTGCTCGGGTTCGCCCGGGCGCTGCGGGCGGCCGGCGTACCCGTCACCCACGACCGTTCGGCGACCTTCCTGGACGCGGTCTCCCGGGTGGGGCTGGGCGACCCCCGCGGCGTCTACTGGGCCGGGCGCGCGACGCTGTGCAGCAGCCCGGACGACGTGGCCCGCTTCGACGACGTGTACGACGCGTGGTTCCTCGCCAGCGAGGGGCTGCCGCGGACCGTGCAGCGGCAGCGCAGCCAGCCCCGGAACGCCCCCCTGCCGACCGAGGAGGGCGGCGGCGAGGCGGGCGAGATGGACGAGGAGGACCTCATCCGGGCCGCGGCCTCGGAGACCGAGGTGCTCCGGCATAGGGACGTCGCCGACCTCAGCAACGCCGAGAAGGCGCTGCTCAACCAGATGCTCGACGCGCTGCGCCCCCGGGTGCCGCGACGTCGCGCGCACCGCCGTACTCCCTGGCATCGCGGCGACGTCGACCCGGGCCGCACCCTGCGCACGATGCTGCGCCAGCACGGCGAGCCCGGACGGGTGGCCTGGCGGCGGCGGGGAACACGCGCGCGCCGTCTGGTGCTGTTGGTCGATGTGAGCGGTTCGATGAGCTCCTATGCCGATGCGCTGCTGCGGCTGGCGCACCGGTTCGTCGCGGCCGGCCACACCGACGTGTTCACGGTCGGCACGCGGCTGACGTCGGTGACCCGGGCGCTGCGCCATCGCGACCCCGAGCGCGCGCTGATCGCCGCCGGCGAGGCTGTGCCGGACTGGTCCGGCGGGACCCGGCTGGGCGAGACGCTGCGGGCGTTCCTGGACCGGTGGGGGCAGCGCGGCCTGGCCCGCGGCGCGGTCGTGGTGATCTTCTCCGACGGCTGGGAGCGTGGCGACGCCTCGCTGCTGGGCGAGCAGACCGCCCGGGTGCAGCGGCTCGCGCACCGGGTGGTGTGGGTCAACCCGCATCGCGGGCGGGCGGGCTACGAGCCGATCCAGGGCGGGATCGTGGCGGCGCTGCCGCATGTCGACGACTTCGTGGCCGGGCACTCGCTGGCGACGTACTCCGAGCTGTGTGAGGTGATCGGCCGTGCGTGATGTGCTCTCGGACCTGATGCGGTGGTGGGAGGCCGGAGAGACCGTCGGCGTCGGCACCGTGGTGGCGACCTTCCGCTCCGCGCCGCGGCCGCCGGGCGCCTCGATGCTCGTCGGTCCCGACGGCGAGGCGGTCGGCTCGGTCTCCGGCGGCTGTGTCGAGGGCGCCGTCTACGAGCTCGGCCAGTCGGTGGTCGACTCCGGCGACCCGGTGCTGCAGAGGTACGGCGTCTCCGACGACGACGCCTTCGCCGTCGGCCTGACCTGTGGGGGGATCCTCGACGTCTACGTCGAGAAGGTCTCCCGGGACACCTTCCCCGAGCTGGGGGACATCGCCGCCGACGTGGAGACCGGTCGGCCGGTGGCGCTGGCGACCGTGGTCGACCACCCCGACCCCGAGCGGGTCGGCGGGCGCCTGGTGATCCGTCCCGACGGGTCCGGCGGCGCGGACGTCGCCGGGTCGCTCGGCTCGCCCCGGGCCGACGACGCCGTGCGCGACGATGCGGTCGGGCTGCTGGCCGCCGGGCACAACGCGACCCTGACCTACGGCCCCGACGGAGAGCGCCGCGGCGAGGGGATGCGGGTGTTCGTCTGGGCCTTCGCGCCGCCGCCGCGGATGCTGGTCTTCGGCGCGATCGACTTCGCCGCCGCGGTCGCCAAGGTGGGCTCGTTCCTCGGCTACAAGGTCACCGTGTGCGACGCCCGGCCGGTCTTCGCGACCGCGTCCCGCTTCCCCGACGCCGACGAGGTGGTCGTGGACTGGCCGCACCGGTACCTCACCCAGGAGGCCGAGGCCGGGCGGATCGACTCCCGGACGGTCCTGGCCGTGCTCACCCACGACCCCAAGTTCGACGTACCCCTGCTCGAGGTCGCGCTGCGGCTCGAGGGCGACCGGCGGCCGGCGTACGTCGGCGCGATGGGCTCGCGGCAGACCCACGACGACCGGCTGGAGCGGCTGCGCGAGGCGGGGCTGAGCGAGGAGGAGCTGGAGCGGATGTCCTCCCCGATCGGGCTGGACCTCGGGGCGCGTACTCCCGAGGAGACCGCCGTCTCGATCGCGGCGGAGATCATCGCGCTGCAGTGGGGCGGCTCCGGTGACCGGCTCGCCGACCGCGGCGGCCGGATCCACCACTGAGTCGGCGCTTGTTGACGCCGAGTCGGCGCTTGTTGACCTGGTGGCCGGTCTCACCGGCCATGTCGTCGCGACTCGCCTAGACTGAGAGGGGAGCCCGGCGATCGGGTTCGCGGACGAGGGAGCAGTACCCGCACCACGACAAGACTGCCGCGAAGGGATGCTCTCGCCATGGCATGGATCGTTCTGGTGATATCCGGCATGCTCGAGGCCGTTTGGGCCGCCGCGCTCTCCCAGTCGCACGGCTTCCAACGCCGCGGGCCGACCGTTCTGTTCTTCGTCTCGCTGGTCCTCAGCATGACCGGGCTCGCGTGGGCGATGACGGACCTGCCTACCGGGACGGCGTACGCCGTCTGGGTCGGCATCGGTGCCACGCTCACGGTGCTCTGGGGGATCGCGACCGGGCAGGAGCGGCCGACGCTCGCGCGGATCGGCCTCCTCCTGCTGTTGGTCGGCTCGGTGATCGGCCTGAAGGTGGTGAGCTGACATGGCATGGGTCGTCCTGCTCATCAGCGCCGTCTTCGAGGCCGTCTGGGCCACCGCGCTCGGTATGTCCCACGGCTTCTCCGAGCCCGTGCCCACCACCGTCTTCTTCATCGCGCTGGCCATCAGCATGGCCGGGCTCGGCTGGGCGGTGAAGACGATCCCCATCGGCACGTCGTACGCCGTCTGGGTCGGGGTCGGCGCTGCGCTCACCGTCGGCTTCGCGATGGCGACCGGCGAGGAGTCCGTCTCCCTCGGCAAGCTCGTCTTCATCACCGGGATCATCGCCGCGGTCATCGGGTTGAAGCTCGTTCCGCACGACGACTGAGGACGAGAGGGTCCGGCGTCCGTTTGGGCGTCAACAAGCGCCGACTCGGGGTGAAGTAGCGCCGACTCGGGGTGAAGTAGCGCCGACTCGGGGAGTGGGGGACTGCCCGGACGGGGAGTATCCGACGCCCGGGGCCGCGCCTAGCGTCGAGGTCGACCGAGGCCGACTGCGGCCGACCGAGGTGAGGAGGGCGCGATGGGTGAGTGGTTCGAGACCGTGCTGGAGGCACAGCGGCGCGCGAAGAAGCGGCTGCCCGCGTCGGTCTACTCCGCCCTGCTGGCCGGCTCCGAGCGCGGCATCTCCTATGCCGACAACACCGAGGCCTTCGCCGAGATCGGCTTCGCCCCGCACATCGCCGGCACCCAGGCCGAGCGCGACCAGTCCACCACGGTGATGGGCCAGGAGATCTCCCTGCCGGTGATCATCAGCCCCACGGGGGTCCAGGCGGTCCACCCGGACGGCGAGGTCGCGGTCGCGCGGGCGGCGGCCGCGCGCGGCACGGTGATCGGCCTGAGCTCCTTCGCCTCCAAGCCGGTGGAGGAGGTCGTCGCGGCCAACCCGCAGACGTTCTTCCAGATGTACTGGATGTCGGGCAAGGAGACGATGAGCCAGCGGATGCAGCGCGCCCGCGACGCCGGCGCGGTCGGGCTGATCGCGACGCTGGACTGGTCCTTCTCCCACGGCCGCGACTGGGGCAGCCCCGCGATCCCGGAGAAGCTCGACCTCAAGGCGATGGCATCCTTCGCCCCCGAGGTGATCCGGCGCCCCCGATGGCTGCTGGACTTCGCGAGGTCCGGGGACCTGCCCGACCTCACCGCGCCGAACCTGGCCCCGCCCGAGGGCGGCCCCGGCCCCACGTTCTTCGGCGCCTACGGCGACTGGATGATGAGCGAGCCGCCCACCTGGGACGACATCGCCTGGATGGTCCGGGAGTGGGGCGGCCCCTTCATGCTCAAGGGCATCTCGCGCGTCGACGACGCGCGTCGCGCGGTGGACGCGGGCGTCACCGCCATCTCGGTGTCCAACCACGGGGGCAACAACCTGGACGGTACGCCCGCCCCGATCCGGCTCCTGCCGGCCATCTCCGACGCCGTGGGGGGTGAGGTCGAGGTGGTCATGGACAGCGGCATCCGGCGCGGCAGTGACGTGGTCAAGGCACTGGCGCTGGGAGCTCGGGCGGTCATGATCGGGCGGGCGTACCTGTGGGGGCTGGCCGCGAACGGCCAGGCCGGTGTGGAGAACGTCCTCGACGTGCTCCGCGGCGGCATCGACTCCGCACTGCGCGGGCTGGGCCACGGCTCGGTGCACGACCTGTCGCGGGACGACGTGCTCATCTCCGACGACTTCACCCGGACGCTCGGGGCGGATCGCGTGCGGTGACCGACGCTCCGCGCAGGGTCGCCCTGGTCACCGGCGCCGCCCGGGGCATCGGCGCCGCCTGCGTGCACACGCTCGCGGGGGAGGGGTACGCCGTCCTCGCGGTCGACATCGCCGCCGGTGCGGGCCACGGGCTGCCCGGCGTGGACTATCCCCTCGCCGGCCGGGAGCAGCTGGCCGCGGTGGCCGACGCGCACGAGCACGTGGAGGCACTGGTCGCCGACGTGCGGGACGCGGCGGCGATGCGGGCCGCGGTCGACCGCGCCGAGGCGCGTTGGGGGCGCCTCGACGTCGCGGTCGCGGCTGCCGCGGTCATCGCCGGGGGTGCCCCGCTGTGGGAGGACGACTCCCTGGACGTCCAGTGGGACATCGACGTCCGCGGCGTGTGGCACACCGCGGCGGCGGCCGTGCCGGCGATGCTGCACGGCCCCGAGCCGGCGGGCTGCCGGTTCGTCGCGCTGGCGTCGGTGGCCGGCGACCACGGGCTGTTCCACCTCACGGCCTACACGATGGCCAAGCATGCGGTGGTCGGGCTGGTCCGGGGGCTCGCCGCCGACCTGGCCGGGACGGGGGTGACGGCCGTCGCGGTGTCCCCGGGCGCCGCGCGGACCCGGATGCTCGAGGCGACGGCGGCGATCTACGACGTACCCGTCGAGGACCTCACGGCGCACCAGCTGGCGGGGGAGCCGCTGGATCCCGCGGAGGTCGCGGCGGCCGTCGCCTTCTGCTGCCGCCCCGAGGGCCGGGTGCTCAACGGGTCGGTGGTGGCCGCCGACGGGGGCTTCCGGGGCTGACCTGCCCGGACGGGCAGGTAGGGCCCCTCCGCGCGCCGGTGCCCCAGACCCCACGTGCTGCCTAGCGTGAGGCCGTCGACGCATACCGAGGCGAGGAGGAGCGATGGGTCGCTACGTGATCGAGCGGAGCCTGCCCGGGGCGGGTGCCCTGAACCAGG encodes:
- a CDS encoding magnesium and cobalt transport protein CorA, with protein sequence MTRETSRFLPRSRRRRTVLLPTEGENIPVREGRESVVDSAVYVDGDRVDSPHGLPETYRSLREHEGGIAWIGLYRPTHEELRSVAQEFDLHELAVEDAIMAHQRPKLERYGDTLFVVLRAARYLDESESVELGEVHLFVGPDFVVTVRHSEAPDLSGVRARLESNPDLLRLGTEAILYAVMDRVVDDFSPVVQGLAQDIDEIETEVFGGDPAVSRRIYQLSREVIELQRAIAPLVRISDSLRRGFDKYATDEELQRYLRDVEDHVISAAEQVEGFRQLLRDILTVNATLVSQGQNEEMARLSEAGYQQSEEVKRISSWAAILFAPTVIASAYGMNFEHMPELGWRYGYAYALLLMLAVPVILYLVFKKRGWL
- a CDS encoding nucleotidyltransferase family protein is translated as MRVRGLLLAAGAGRRMGQPKALVRDEDGTSWLLRAIASLRPCDGVTVVLGAGADEAARLLPLSVDLVIAPDWESGMGASLRAGIGGVSADYDAVLVSLVDLPDVSSAVVARVLGAGTGPGVLARAAYGGTPGHPVLLGRDHWAAATATASGDRGARDYLTAAADAGDLTLVECGDLATGADVDSR
- a CDS encoding SDR family NAD(P)-dependent oxidoreductase → MNDYVSGLFSQEGRRALVTGGSSGIGYAVAEALGRAGAQVHLISRHVGRLEHAVGRLVEQGIHASGTAANLGDGEQLAELCTYDVVTGADVLVTAAGVNHRPPLEETSPRVLEETLAVNLLAPYHLGQAAGPRMAQRGFGRIVNVGSQQSWSAFGRSGVYGIAKAGIGGLTRSQAEAWGGRGVTANALVPGFVVTPMTEATVAQPGREEELAARTFLGRNGEPADFASAVLFLASPASSYVTGVMLPVDGGFSVH
- a CDS encoding AAA family ATPase, producing MTDSPATPAAPDDVAQLLERTGYLSDDALATVAWLALDMGRPLLLEGEPGTGKTALAEGLAEALGLDLIRLQCYEGIDATQALFDWDFPRQILHLRALEASGSVESEEAEKSLYDERFLLARPVLRALQQAPAVLLVDEVDRADDEFEAFLLEVLSTYQVSIPELGTVAASTPPLVVLTSNRTRELHDALKRRCLYHWIDHPGLEREVQIVRSRAPEVSETLARQVVTAVQQLRDSGDLLKPPGVAETLDWARALQRLGTTELDLDTAARTLGALVKYREDADRVKHALDRVLAG
- a CDS encoding vWA domain-containing protein, producing the protein MTVAGPGFESVVGSTSRHAPDELLLGFARALRAAGVPVTHDRSATFLDAVSRVGLGDPRGVYWAGRATLCSSPDDVARFDDVYDAWFLASEGLPRTVQRQRSQPRNAPLPTEEGGGEAGEMDEEDLIRAAASETEVLRHRDVADLSNAEKALLNQMLDALRPRVPRRRAHRRTPWHRGDVDPGRTLRTMLRQHGEPGRVAWRRRGTRARRLVLLVDVSGSMSSYADALLRLAHRFVAAGHTDVFTVGTRLTSVTRALRHRDPERALIAAGEAVPDWSGGTRLGETLRAFLDRWGQRGLARGAVVVIFSDGWERGDASLLGEQTARVQRLAHRVVWVNPHRGRAGYEPIQGGIVAALPHVDDFVAGHSLATYSELCEVIGRA
- a CDS encoding XdhC family protein, with translation MRDVLSDLMRWWEAGETVGVGTVVATFRSAPRPPGASMLVGPDGEAVGSVSGGCVEGAVYELGQSVVDSGDPVLQRYGVSDDDAFAVGLTCGGILDVYVEKVSRDTFPELGDIAADVETGRPVALATVVDHPDPERVGGRLVIRPDGSGGADVAGSLGSPRADDAVRDDAVGLLAAGHNATLTYGPDGERRGEGMRVFVWAFAPPPRMLVFGAIDFAAAVAKVGSFLGYKVTVCDARPVFATASRFPDADEVVVDWPHRYLTQEAEAGRIDSRTVLAVLTHDPKFDVPLLEVALRLEGDRRPAYVGAMGSRQTHDDRLERLREAGLSEEELERMSSPIGLDLGARTPEETAVSIAAEIIALQWGGSGDRLADRGGRIHH
- a CDS encoding DMT family transporter; amino-acid sequence: MAWIVLVISGMLEAVWAAALSQSHGFQRRGPTVLFFVSLVLSMTGLAWAMTDLPTGTAYAVWVGIGATLTVLWGIATGQERPTLARIGLLLLLVGSVIGLKVVS
- a CDS encoding DMT family transporter produces the protein MAWVVLLISAVFEAVWATALGMSHGFSEPVPTTVFFIALAISMAGLGWAVKTIPIGTSYAVWVGVGAALTVGFAMATGEESVSLGKLVFITGIIAAVIGLKLVPHDD
- the mftD gene encoding pre-mycofactocin synthase MftD (MftD, an enzyme found in the mycofactocin biosynthesis locus, performs an oxidative deamination of 3-amino-5-[(p-hydroxyphenyl)methyl]-4,4-dimethyl-2-pyrrolidinone (AHDP). The resulting compound, now called pre-mycofactocin (PMFT), is a biologically active redox cofactor that can oxidize the non-exchangeable NADH of TIGR03971 family SDR-type oxidoreductases.), yielding MGEWFETVLEAQRRAKKRLPASVYSALLAGSERGISYADNTEAFAEIGFAPHIAGTQAERDQSTTVMGQEISLPVIISPTGVQAVHPDGEVAVARAAAARGTVIGLSSFASKPVEEVVAANPQTFFQMYWMSGKETMSQRMQRARDAGAVGLIATLDWSFSHGRDWGSPAIPEKLDLKAMASFAPEVIRRPRWLLDFARSGDLPDLTAPNLAPPEGGPGPTFFGAYGDWMMSEPPTWDDIAWMVREWGGPFMLKGISRVDDARRAVDAGVTAISVSNHGGNNLDGTPAPIRLLPAISDAVGGEVEVVMDSGIRRGSDVVKALALGARAVMIGRAYLWGLAANGQAGVENVLDVLRGGIDSALRGLGHGSVHDLSRDDVLISDDFTRTLGADRVR
- a CDS encoding mycofactocin-coupled SDR family oxidoreductase; this encodes MTDAPRRVALVTGAARGIGAACVHTLAGEGYAVLAVDIAAGAGHGLPGVDYPLAGREQLAAVADAHEHVEALVADVRDAAAMRAAVDRAEARWGRLDVAVAAAAVIAGGAPLWEDDSLDVQWDIDVRGVWHTAAAAVPAMLHGPEPAGCRFVALASVAGDHGLFHLTAYTMAKHAVVGLVRGLAADLAGTGVTAVAVSPGAARTRMLEATAAIYDVPVEDLTAHQLAGEPLDPAEVAAAVAFCCRPEGRVLNGSVVAADGGFRG